A genome region from Glycine max cultivar Williams 82 chromosome 5, Glycine_max_v4.0, whole genome shotgun sequence includes the following:
- the LOC100809531 gene encoding NAP1-related protein 2-like (The RefSeq protein has 1 substitution compared to this genomic sequence) has translation MVGDNTKKLIVAENLEDSIDGELVLSIEKLQEVQDELDKINEEASDKVLEVEQKYNEIRKPVYDKRNEIVKSIPDFWFTAFMSHPALCDLLNVEDQKIFKYLGSLDVEDNKDVKSGYSITFNFNLNPYFENAKLTKTFTFLEEGTTKITATPIKWKEGKGLPNGVEHDKNGKKRARIDISFFSWFSDCEQKGDMDEIHDEVAELIKDDLWPNPLTYFNNELDEEDVEADDEENDEDDSEDDDQEEDDTGSEDGNNS, from the exons ATGGTTGGCGACAACACGAAGAAGTTGATAGTCGCCGAGAATTTGGAGGATAGCATCGACGGCGAACTCGTCCTCTCCATCGAGAAGCTGCAAGAAGTCCAAGACGAGCTCGACAAG ATCAATGAAGAGGCGAGTGATAAGGTCCTCGAAGTAGAACAGAAGTACAATGAGATAAGGAAGCCAGTTTACGATAAGCGAAATGAGATCGTCAAATCTATTCCTGATTTCTGGTTCACTGCT TTTATGAGTCATCCTGCCCTTTGTGATCTTCTGAACGTAGAGGATCAAAAG ATATTTAAGTATTTGGGTTCTCTTGATGTTGAAGATAATAAAGATGTCAAATCAGGCTACTCAATCACCTTT AATTTCAATCTCAATCCCTATTTTGAGAATGCAAAGCTTACAAAGACCTTTACCTTCCTTGAAGAAGGAACAACAAAGATAACTGCTACCCCCATAAAATGGAAAGAGGGCAAG GGATTACCCAACGGAGTTGAACATGACAAGAATGGGAAGAAGCGGGCTCGTATTGATATAAG TTTCTTTAGTTGGTTCAGTGACTGTGAGCAGAAAGGTGATATGGATGAAATTCATGACGAG GTTGCAGAATTAATCAAGGATGATTTATGGCCAAATCCACTCACTTATTTCAACAAC GAGCTTGATGAAGAGGATGTTGAAGCTGATGATGAG GAAAACGATGAGGATGACTCTGAAGATGATGACCAAGAGGAGAATGACACTGGGAGTGAGGATGGCAATAACAGTTGA